The proteins below are encoded in one region of Belonocnema kinseyi isolate 2016_QV_RU_SX_M_011 chromosome 1, B_treatae_v1, whole genome shotgun sequence:
- the LOC117180990 gene encoding O-acyltransferase like protein-like, translating into MDYILKILLVLVLSRYLVITGECESSVGEIEDIFERLGPRSLLTTFTESAKFSVYTEQTCGGQFLVYTNSLRKGEKWALKMLDSSSKIPSGILTGNIIDLGMFDECMSVQAAKRNIEIRGRHCMYSITLANHNSSDLIQPTFSICVPSACNSYDVETFLNKTIHNIERVKDLGITDITATCSTVGPQSWSNGTIISVAILSILVIVLKICTFLDILQRTKLLQSAVANNFTEFSLFKSASKILNMNVSSNSLSALHGIRSLSMCWIVLGHQYVLSNFYVNVNMIDMADWIKSWNSLYVFMAVFAVDTFFMISGLLVTYLFLKEMSAGKKFNIFAFYFHRYIRLTLPMLVLVVFAIFIIPLMGSGPRWETLGSIFFGEKCMKKWWSFLLYTNNYVKSDNPFFLISPIILYPLIKKPKLALAIWSVLFASQLVVPAAIIAVNKYTSNIEIGHTLDKTIPMFTHLYAVAYARGGSWLVGVLFGYIIATKRLDLNKTTIYIGWICCLVSLTFCTFGMRSFQQKDYVYNIVWESVYGSLARPLWAASIAWIVLVCVHGYGGPINTFLSLPIFIPFGKVSYCVYLVHIVIQGMLAFASRTPHYFTDFNVFNLFLASFALSVVIAFFCSLFFEAPILTLEKIILRRLKVNKSESRELLHDTDEDK; encoded by the exons ATGGACTATATCCTGAAAATTCTGCTAGTATTAGTACTTTCGCGATACCTTGTGATAACGGGCGAATGCGAATCCTCGGTTGGGGAAATTGAAGACATATTTGAACGGTTGGGACCAAGATCTTTGTTGACAACATTTACAGAGTCTGCAAAATTCTCTGTATATACCGAGCAGACTTGCGGAGGACAATTTCTAGTGTATACAAATAGCCTCAGAAAAGGAGAAAAATGGGCTCTTAAAA TGCTAGATTCTTCTTCGAAAATCCCGTCTGGTATTTTGACAGGAAATATTATCGATCTGGGAATGTTTGACGAATGCATGTCAGTTCAGGCGGCGAAAAGGAATATAGAAATTCGTGGTCGACACTGCATGTACTCAATAACTTTAGCTAATCACAACAGTTCAGATCTTATTCAACCAACTTTTTCAATATGCGTTCCATCAGCATGTAATTCTTATGACGTGGAAACATTTCTTAATAAAACTATCCATAATATTGAGCGGGTAAAAGATTTGGGAATCACTGATATAACTGCAACTTGTTCAACTGTTGGTCCTCAAAGCTGGTCAAACGGAACCATCATATCGGT GGCAATATTATCTATCCTTGTGATTGTCCtaaaaatatgtacttttctGGACATCCTCCAAAGAACTAAACTTCTTCAATCTGCAGTTGCGAACAATTTCACAGAGTTCTCATTGTTCAAAAGTGcaagcaaaattttgaatatgaatgTCAGTTCAAATTCATTGAGTGCATTGCATGGCATTCGATCTTTAAGTATGTGTTGGATTGTTCTTGGTCATCAGTATGTGTTGAGCAATTTTTATGTTAACGTTAACATGATTGATATGGCTGAT TGGATTAAATCCTGGAATTCTTTGTACGTATTTATGGCCGTTTTCGCCGTGGATACCTTCTTTATGATCAGCGGACTTTTAGTGACTTATTTGTTCCTGAAAGAAATGTCCGCAGGaaagaagtttaatatttttgccTTCTATTTTCACCGTTACAtaag ATTAACACTGCCAATGTTAGTACTCGTTGTCTTTGCAATCTTTATCATCCCTCTTATGGGATCGGGTCCAAGGTGGGAGACACTTGGAAGtatatttttcggtgaaaaatgcatgaaaaaatggtGGTCTTTTTTGCTATACACAAATAATTATGTAAAGTCAGATAATCCT TTTTTCTTGATATCGCCAATTATATTGTACCCTCTTATCAAAAAACCAAAACTAGCTTTGGCAATTTGGAGTGTATTGTTTGCCTCACAACTTGTAGTACCTGCTGCAATTATAGCAGTAAACAAGTATACGTCCAATATTGAAATAGGTCATAC cctcGATAAGACGATACCCATGTTTACACACCTATACGCGGTGGCTTACGCAAGAGGTGGCAGTTGGCTCGTTGGTGTCCTATTTGGATATATCATAGCTACAAAACGATTAGATTTAAACAAG ACAACTATTTATATTGGATGGATTTGTTGTCTCGTGTCATTGAcgttttgcacatttggaatgaGAAGTTTCCAGCAGAAGGATTACGTTTACAACATCGTTTGGGAATCAGTTTATGGATCGCTCGCGCGACCACTCTGGGCTGCGAGTATAGCTTGGATCGTTTTAGTTTGCGTTCACGGTTATGGTG GTCCAATAAACACGTTTCTGTCGCTTCCAATCTTCATTCCGTTTGGCAAAGTTTCCTACTGTGTGTACTTGGTCCACATAGTAATTCAGGGAATGCTAGCATTTGCATCTAGGACACCGCATTACTTCACAGACTTCAATGTG tttaacCTCTTCTTGGCTAGTTTCGCTCTTTCCGTTGTGATAGCCTTCTTCTGCAGCTTATTTTTCGAGGCGCCCAttttaacattagaaaaaataattttacgaagACTCAAAGTAAACAAGAGCGAATCAAGAGAGTTACTTCACGATACAGATGAAGATAAATAA